In Nostoc piscinale CENA21, the genomic stretch TTGTATGAATTAGAAGAACTGTGTGATGCAGTTGGTTGGTCACGTCGTCCTTTGCGAAAAGTGAAAAAAGCCATAGAGCATAGTTTTCTCGTTGCCTCAATGTGGCAAGTACGAGGAAACCAACGTCGGCTTATTGGTTTTGCACGCGCTACCTCAGATCATGCTTTTAATGCCACGATTTGGGATGTAGTAGTTCATCCAGACTTTCAAGGTAAAGGGCTGGGTAAAGCTCTAATGAAATACGTACTCAAAAAACTCAGAAGTGAAGAAATCAGTAATGTCACTCTCTTTGCTGATCCCCATGTAGTTGATTTTTATAGGAGTATGGGTTTTATGGCAGACCCTGAAGGCATTAAGGGAATGTTTTGGTATCCTCACTAAAATATTGTGAATAGAGGCTAGGGGCTAGAGTTTAGAGATTAGTATTTTTACTCAACACTTGCCACTTATCGCTTTTTCAGAGTTTCTTAATACATAACCTTTGACCTTAAATTAAGGTGAATGGTTGGCAAATAGATGTTAAGCCTGCTATAATGGCGAAGGTTGTGTGTTAAGTTAAATGTCTGGTAATGTGAAAAGCAAAGTCAGTCGCACCCAGCTAAAAAATCCGGGATGTAGCGCAGCTTGGTAGCGCGCCTGCTTTGGGAGCAGGATGCCGCAGGTTCAAATCCTGTCATCCCGATTTGATTAATCTAAATTTAATAAATTGCTTATTGAAATATCCTATCTATGAGTAATTACACAGATAGGATATTTCTTTATATTTTTAAGTTGTAATTAGAATTTACTATCTTTGAAGTGGAAAATTTTTTTTGGCAGGGGAATTGTGTACTAAGTTTAACAATTAGATTGTAGATACTACAGAAAACAGTAATTTAGTTTTTTTGGTTTTGCCAAAAGCTGAGGAATTATATCTTGAATAGTAAAATCAGCCGAGAATAAGTCTAGGTATGGATTTAGGCAATGATATAGGCAATAAATAAATGGAACGAATTATTTTGCGATCGCGTCACTGGTTTTTGAGAAAGACAATAAAATGGCATTAATCATCTCAACGGTAGGCAAAAGTTTTCATTTTTTGAGAGCAGTCTATAATAGGCATCTATAATTCTTGTGCAGGAATCAGGTAAAGCTAAATAACAAAATCAGGTTGCAGCACAGTTGACTGCGACAAAACTAGTTTAGGAGTTCTCAAGAATTTAGAAATCTCCCATTTTGCGAGTTGATTGTGACCATTTAACAGCCATTGTGGCGTTTTTACATCTCAAATGGATTGCTATATAACTAAAACAAGTTAGTGCTGTGCAAATCCAACCAATTAGTCTGATTTAATTAAAAACCATTGACGCGAGGAGTAGTCATGAAAGCATTAGTTCGCTGGGGCGCAACATTGGGTTTAATCGGGAGTACTCTGTTAGGCACAGTTTTTGTCGGTAATCTCCCAGTGCTGGCATTGTCAGAACAACAAATCAAAGAAAAACTAGACTCAGTACCAGTGTATCTAATTACCAATGATAAAGGATTACCTTTGAGCCGTCCTTTACCAGAAAATCAAGATGGTAAGAAACTGGGTGGTTCAGTCACTGGTGTGTATCTCAGCCGTCAAGAAGCGCAGGCTTTTATTAATCAACTGCGGACTACCAACGCTAACGATCCCAAAATGGCAGAAATTGTCAAGAGTCTCCAGGTGACAGCTGTACCGTTGGGAATTATTTATCAGCAGTTGCAACAAACCAAAAACCAACCTAACCGTTTGGTATTTGCTTTTAAACCAGTAGATCAGGATGTCAAAGGCGCACTAGAATTATTGAACCAAAGCGGTCAAAAAGTAGATCAGTTTCGGAGTGTGCCTATTTTTGCAGTTCGCTTTGCACCAGATCAAGGCTATGTACCCATTAAACTGACAAACGACAAAGAACAAGTTGTACCTTTGTTTGTGAGTAAGCAAGATGCCCAAGGTTTGTTAAACCAAGTCAAACCCAAATATCCCAAGGCGGATATTCAGGTTATAGACATAGATGGCGTAATCAAGACTTTGCAAGATAAGAACGAAGATTGGCTCAAGCAAGTGGTGTTAGTGCCTTCTCAAGAATCCAGAGAGTATATTCGGACTTTACCTAGAAATTCTGGTAATAGCGGGAATAACAATGCCCAACCTGCAAAGCCAAAACGTTAAAGCATGGCAGATCAACAGCCATATTTAGTTTCTGGGTTACAACTTTGGCAGTGGCGTAAGCAAGCAATTCAAGCTGCGATCGCTGCTGCTGTACCCCCATTAGAAGTTGATTGGCTGCTGCAAGAAATTGCTGGTTTAGACCGGTTGTCCCTGCGTTTAGAATCTTTCAAAGACTGGGCTGAAGTACCCATCGCCATGTCTTTGAGAGATTTAGAACAACTTTGGCAGAAACGATTGCGCGATCGCTTACCAGTGCAGTACATCGCCGGGGTGACACCTTGGCGAAACTTTATGCTGGCGGTGTCGAGTGCGGTGTTAATTCCTCGACCGGAGACAGAGTGCATCATTGATTTAGCAGTAGCAGCGATCGCTCAAAGTCAGGCTGTCAAGTCATTAGATCAAGGGCATTGGGTAGACTTGGGGACTGGGAGCGGTGCGATCGCGATTGGGCTGGCGGATGCGTTGCCAAACGCCACGATTCATGCTGTTGATTACAGCGCAGCCGCTTTAGAAATTGCCCAAACCAACGCCAAAAATCTGGAATTTGCTAACCGCATTCATTTTTATCAAGGTTCTTGGTGGGAACCATTAACAACTCTCAAAGGCCAAATCAGTGGAATGGTTTCTAATCCGCCGTATATCCCGACTGAAACTGTGGCTACCCTAGAACCAGAAGTGAAGCAGCATGAACCACATTTGGCATTAGATGGTGGTGCGGATGGTTTAGATGATATCCGTCATTTAATTGAAGTGTCTCCCAGTTATTTGCG encodes the following:
- a CDS encoding Tic22 family protein; this translates as MKALVRWGATLGLIGSTLLGTVFVGNLPVLALSEQQIKEKLDSVPVYLITNDKGLPLSRPLPENQDGKKLGGSVTGVYLSRQEAQAFINQLRTTNANDPKMAEIVKSLQVTAVPLGIIYQQLQQTKNQPNRLVFAFKPVDQDVKGALELLNQSGQKVDQFRSVPIFAVRFAPDQGYVPIKLTNDKEQVVPLFVSKQDAQGLLNQVKPKYPKADIQVIDIDGVIKTLQDKNEDWLKQVVLVPSQESREYIRTLPRNSGNSGNNNAQPAKPKR
- a CDS encoding GNAT family N-acetyltransferase; the protein is MGFWKTWFSTPESVTTNRATSFEEHTGEFGNSSANGEAARNAERIVFSTERDIDLYELEELCDAVGWSRRPLRKVKKAIEHSFLVASMWQVRGNQRRLIGFARATSDHAFNATIWDVVVHPDFQGKGLGKALMKYVLKKLRSEEISNVTLFADPHVVDFYRSMGFMADPEGIKGMFWYPH
- the prmC gene encoding peptide chain release factor N(5)-glutamine methyltransferase, translating into MADQQPYLVSGLQLWQWRKQAIQAAIAAAVPPLEVDWLLQEIAGLDRLSLRLESFKDWAEVPIAMSLRDLEQLWQKRLRDRLPVQYIAGVTPWRNFMLAVSSAVLIPRPETECIIDLAVAAIAQSQAVKSLDQGHWVDLGTGSGAIAIGLADALPNATIHAVDYSAAALEIAQTNAKNLEFANRIHFYQGSWWEPLTTLKGQISGMVSNPPYIPTETVATLEPEVKQHEPHLALDGGADGLDDIRHLIEVSPSYLRPGGVWLIEMMAGQAGAVRELLQNQGSYSDIQIHTDLEGVERFALAYVSKGNRE